From the Paenibacillus sp. FSL H8-0548 genome, one window contains:
- a CDS encoding stalk domain-containing protein: MIREGKRIKCLIITILLGVLLLSNGPMSIVSAGEAAAMNDLTLKLDGKIIKMTEPVVTLDGRMYVPAARIAELFGAKSSWDKDTDEVTIHTALNDKIVLGNGVPVVYFNEERYLMDVAPFLKDGRLYVPLRQLSEMLHAKLQLNTEQDIVDLITVQPVVITGEKSLDEIAKELGSSKSELLKRNGLNGKEALKPGTKLNVVIPSIFTKAAKSFTEADYMLLAKITMVEAGYETYQGQLALANVILNRVKDVRFPDSIKEVIYSGKQFPPAHNGMLDKSKPNASVLRAVKDALNGKNNVENAVYFFNPNISKGSFWSSLDVIASIGHHSFAK, from the coding sequence ATGATCAGAGAAGGTAAGAGGATTAAATGTCTTATTATCACTATTTTATTAGGAGTACTTCTGCTTAGTAACGGGCCGATGTCTATCGTCTCCGCTGGAGAAGCTGCAGCTATGAATGATTTGACCCTAAAGCTTGATGGCAAGATTATAAAGATGACAGAACCTGTAGTAACGCTTGATGGAAGAATGTATGTCCCTGCGGCTCGTATAGCTGAATTATTCGGTGCGAAGTCAAGCTGGGATAAAGATACGGATGAAGTAACGATACATACGGCATTAAATGATAAAATTGTGCTTGGAAACGGCGTGCCGGTTGTCTATTTCAACGAAGAACGCTATCTGATGGATGTTGCTCCATTCTTAAAGGATGGAAGGCTTTATGTGCCTTTGCGCCAATTGTCGGAAATGCTGCATGCCAAGCTGCAATTGAATACCGAACAAGACATTGTTGACCTCATAACGGTGCAGCCAGTCGTAATAACCGGTGAGAAAAGCTTGGATGAGATCGCTAAGGAGCTTGGGAGCAGCAAGTCCGAGCTATTGAAGCGGAATGGACTAAATGGCAAGGAAGCCCTTAAACCGGGAACGAAGCTTAATGTGGTTATTCCTTCAATATTTACTAAAGCAGCAAAGTCGTTCACAGAAGCGGACTACATGCTGCTAGCCAAGATTACGATGGTTGAAGCTGGATATGAAACGTATCAGGGCCAGCTCGCTTTAGCGAATGTGATATTAAACAGAGTGAAGGATGTTAGGTTTCCAGATTCGATAAAAGAGGTTATATATTCAGGGAAGCAGTTTCCACCAGCCCATAACGGGATGCTTGACAAGAGCAAGCCAAATGCAAGTGTTTTACGAGCTGTGAAGGATGCCTTGAACGGGAAAAATAACGTTGAGAACGCGGTCTATTTCTTCAATCCGAATATTTCCAAAGGATCGTTTTGGTCCAGCCTGGATGTTATTGCATCGATCGGTCATCATAGTTTTGCTAAATAG
- a CDS encoding MFS transporter yields MRTHPIYILRITGVLDGISLLVLLGIAMPLKYIWGIGQAVTVVGSIHGGIFCLYALAILYAAIRIQWNLLWSAAALIAAFIPLGNFILDWKLKKAQAKYSIKPFNYALIVYSIVFFSFIDLFVQLPVMSTFASSVGASSFIVGIVVGLYSLTNTFGNILSGIMTDKVGPFKILMIGLLLTSSALLLYQFVDSPLLLIIVRIIHGFVAGLIVPAAFTFSANTTVNAQQGKKVAFTGTFVGLAAIIGPAFSGIMASKTSVPFVFMCVAILGFSLAVLSAIFLSKYKIAKKEKVDAVQASKGSFFNAGVIKAYGGAFFLMFSQGVIAYLLPLHVQTLGYDSNLSGTLMSAFGIVAVLIFVLPTNRIFDRAAPSTTMALGIGLMGLSQLLISQSTTTLSLYIVLALYGVGFAFLFPSINTMLIKATPAELRGKAYGYFYACFSLGVVAGSSVLGWLPFNIIEGFIFTGIVLLLFAVFVALNKQRDSVLNY; encoded by the coding sequence GTGAGGACACATCCAATCTACATTTTACGTATCACAGGTGTTTTAGATGGTATTTCTTTATTAGTATTACTAGGTATCGCCATGCCCTTAAAATATATATGGGGAATCGGACAAGCTGTAACGGTTGTAGGAAGTATTCACGGGGGGATTTTCTGTTTATATGCACTCGCCATCCTTTATGCTGCCATTCGAATTCAGTGGAACCTGTTATGGTCTGCAGCAGCTCTAATCGCAGCCTTTATACCTTTAGGAAATTTCATCCTGGACTGGAAGCTAAAAAAAGCACAAGCTAAATATAGTATAAAACCTTTTAACTATGCCTTGATCGTGTACAGTATCGTGTTTTTTTCCTTTATTGACTTATTCGTACAGCTGCCGGTCATGAGCACATTCGCATCTTCCGTCGGCGCAAGCTCATTTATTGTTGGAATTGTCGTTGGCCTATACTCATTAACGAATACGTTTGGCAATATTTTATCGGGGATCATGACTGATAAAGTAGGCCCATTCAAAATATTAATGATCGGGTTGCTTTTAACAAGCAGTGCTTTACTGCTGTATCAATTCGTTGATTCGCCGTTATTATTAATAATTGTTCGAATTATTCATGGTTTTGTTGCCGGATTAATTGTTCCAGCCGCGTTTACATTCTCTGCTAATACTACGGTAAATGCTCAACAAGGGAAAAAAGTCGCCTTCACCGGTACATTTGTTGGACTAGCTGCTATTATCGGTCCTGCTTTCAGCGGAATTATGGCAAGCAAAACGTCTGTACCCTTCGTCTTTATGTGCGTAGCTATTTTGGGATTTTCACTTGCTGTCTTGTCCGCCATTTTTCTCAGCAAGTACAAGATAGCCAAAAAAGAAAAGGTCGATGCTGTCCAAGCATCTAAAGGCTCATTCTTTAATGCAGGTGTAATAAAAGCTTACGGCGGTGCCTTTTTCTTAATGTTCTCACAAGGCGTGATCGCTTATTTGCTGCCCTTGCATGTGCAGACACTTGGGTATGATTCGAATTTAAGCGGCACATTAATGAGCGCTTTCGGGATCGTTGCTGTTCTCATCTTCGTACTTCCTACTAATCGTATTTTTGACCGTGCAGCTCCATCTACAACGATGGCCCTCGGAATTGGTTTAATGGGATTAAGTCAGCTGCTTATTAGCCAGTCAACGACGACCTTATCGCTTTATATCGTGTTAGCCTTATATGGAGTAGGCTTCGCCTTCTTATTCCCCTCCATTAATACGATGCTCATTAAAGCGACGCCCGCAGAGCTGCGCGGGAAAGCTTACGGATACTTCTACGCCTGCTTTTCTCTAGGTGTCGTAGCCGGCTCTTCCGTATTAGGCTGGCTTCCTTTTAATATTATTGAAGGGTTTATATTTACAGGAATCGTCCTGCTGCTCTTTGCTGTATTTGTCGCTCTCAATAAACAAAGAGATTCCGTGTTAAATTATTAG
- a CDS encoding sugar O-acetyltransferase translates to MTIYEKMHSGELYNCTDEELMVEQGKCLERLYDFNATRPSEAEKRKKLMKEMFAEMGDNCYIEPPFHANWGGKHVHFGSGIYANFNLTMVDDTHIYVGDHTMFGPNVTVATAGHPIVPHLRENVTQFNIPVHIGRNVWIGAGVIIVPGIKIGDNTVIGAGSVVTKDVPANVVAVGNPCRVLREINDHDKEYYYKDRKIDFK, encoded by the coding sequence ATGACAATATATGAAAAGATGCATTCTGGTGAATTATATAACTGCACCGATGAAGAACTGATGGTTGAGCAGGGCAAATGCCTTGAGAGACTATATGATTTTAATGCAACTCGCCCGTCCGAGGCCGAAAAACGTAAAAAGCTTATGAAGGAAATGTTCGCTGAAATGGGTGATAACTGCTATATTGAGCCGCCGTTTCATGCAAACTGGGGCGGCAAGCATGTACATTTTGGCAGCGGTATTTATGCTAATTTTAATCTGACTATGGTTGATGATACCCACATTTATGTGGGAGACCACACTATGTTTGGCCCCAATGTAACGGTTGCGACCGCAGGCCATCCAATTGTTCCCCATCTTCGCGAAAATGTAACACAATTCAATATACCGGTTCATATAGGTAGAAATGTTTGGATTGGTGCAGGTGTTATTATTGTTCCAGGAATTAAAATTGGTGATAATACCGTTATCGGCGCAGGTAGTGTCGTAACTAAAGATGTTCCTGCCAATGTGGTTGCTGTTGGAAATCCCTGCCGTGTACTACGAGAAATCAATGACCATGACAAGGAATACTATTACAAAGACAGAAAAATTGATTTTAAGTAA
- a CDS encoding transposase: MMSKRSPISFEVKLRVVKRCLLNETTPSFEAKRLGVDSSTLTDWIRKYKADGNEGLKESSGCKAYSEDLQLAAVRDVLSGNHSIREATKKYHISSKSVLTRWISKYTKGIEIKPTRKGKGLSRMNKGRRTTFEERIEIVQYTIANDLDYQKSIEKYDVSYQQVYAWVRKCTSGGVEALHDNRGRNRPAGELDDHDRLQLRIKELEARNEYLEMENALAKKLAEIRRRNTR, encoded by the coding sequence ATGATGTCCAAAAGGAGTCCAATTTCTTTCGAGGTAAAGTTACGCGTCGTAAAGCGATGCCTTCTGAATGAAACAACCCCCAGTTTTGAGGCGAAACGGCTAGGGGTAGACAGCAGTACGCTTACGGATTGGATAAGGAAGTATAAAGCAGATGGAAATGAAGGATTAAAGGAATCTAGTGGGTGTAAGGCCTATTCAGAGGATCTGCAACTGGCTGCAGTTAGGGATGTCCTATCCGGTAATCATTCTATACGAGAGGCAACGAAGAAGTACCATATTTCGAGTAAAAGCGTTTTGACGAGATGGATTTCCAAGTATACTAAAGGGATAGAAATAAAACCTACTCGTAAAGGGAAAGGACTATCCCGCATGAACAAAGGACGTAGAACCACTTTCGAAGAACGCATTGAAATCGTACAGTATACGATCGCCAATGATTTGGATTATCAGAAATCCATTGAGAAGTATGATGTTTCTTATCAACAGGTGTATGCATGGGTTCGTAAATGTACATCCGGGGGTGTGGAAGCCCTTCATGACAATCGGGGCCGTAATAGGCCTGCAGGGGAGCTGGATGATCATGATCGACTCCAGCTTAGAATCAAAGAACTTGAAGCACGCAACGAGTACTTAGAAATGGAGAATGCCCTCGCAAAAAAGTTGGCAGAGATCCGGCGACGAAATACACGCTAA
- a CDS encoding ATP-binding cassette domain-containing protein — MELVRKKKIEQGDGGWAIEATGLVKTFGDNRAVDGVNLNVRPGTIYGVLGPNGAGKTTTIGMLATLLRPDAGSARIFGHDVVKESQIVRQLIGVTGQYASVDESLSATENLIIFSRLLGLGRKEAKQKSEELLEEFGLTEAAKRPLKNFSGGMRRRLDLAASLIAQPPLIFLDEPTTGLDPRTRSQMWDTIRRLVKTGSTVLLTTQYLEEADQLADRIAVIDRGRVVAEGTVDELKASVGTSSLHLGVQNLKDIEAARQTVERVLRIQSNVSYETGKITAPMANADLVTDLLIALREANIHLAEMSVQKPTLDEVFLTITGHGVEEDVSQASYESNEAEVVKV, encoded by the coding sequence ATGGAGCTTGTACGTAAAAAGAAAATAGAGCAAGGCGATGGGGGATGGGCCATCGAAGCGACCGGACTCGTTAAAACTTTTGGTGACAATCGCGCGGTGGATGGCGTGAATTTGAATGTACGTCCAGGTACAATCTACGGCGTGCTTGGACCAAATGGGGCAGGCAAGACCACAACAATCGGAATGCTGGCAACCTTACTTCGTCCGGACGCAGGCTCAGCACGAATCTTCGGGCATGATGTGGTGAAGGAGTCGCAGATTGTCCGACAGCTGATAGGGGTAACCGGCCAATATGCATCGGTCGACGAGTCGCTTAGCGCTACCGAAAACCTGATCATTTTCTCTAGGCTGCTAGGGCTGGGGCGGAAAGAGGCGAAGCAGAAGTCAGAGGAGCTGCTTGAGGAATTTGGTTTGACGGAAGCTGCAAAACGTCCGCTGAAAAACTTTTCCGGAGGTATGCGCCGGCGATTGGATTTGGCTGCAAGTTTAATTGCACAGCCACCGCTTATCTTTCTTGACGAGCCGACTACAGGGCTGGACCCGCGGACGCGTTCGCAGATGTGGGATACAATTCGTCGATTGGTGAAGACAGGATCAACCGTACTTCTAACCACACAATACCTCGAAGAGGCGGATCAACTGGCGGACCGGATTGCGGTTATTGATCGTGGCCGAGTAGTTGCTGAAGGAACTGTGGATGAGCTGAAAGCTTCAGTAGGTACTTCATCACTGCATTTAGGCGTCCAAAATCTAAAGGACATCGAGGCTGCGCGTCAGACCGTTGAACGGGTGCTTAGAATCCAGTCCAATGTCTCTTACGAAACGGGAAAGATAACTGCGCCAATGGCCAACGCTGATCTGGTTACAGATCTGCTTATCGCTCTTCGCGAAGCAAATATTCACTTGGCTGAAATGAGTGTACAGAAACCGACACTCGATGAGGTGTTTCTAACCATCACTGGGCATGGTGTTGAAGAGGACGTGTCACAGGCGTCTTATGAATCGAATGAAGCGGAGGTAGTAAAAGTATGA
- a CDS encoding HXXEE domain-containing protein: MFQDLHLIFWLPYVVLTIHTIEELPGFSAWATRYFAPMTTYKHAMTQGLMILLVLLASYKASSVGYHGGWVVLTAAFQLHIGLNAIFHVITTIVFKEYSPGLLTAITISIPATLFFFFRVNIENRLTSIELTIALFLGTVIATAAIATLFLNKKKVIKRG, translated from the coding sequence ATGTTTCAAGATTTGCATCTTATATTTTGGCTGCCTTATGTTGTTTTAACCATTCACACCATTGAAGAGCTTCCTGGCTTTTCAGCATGGGCTACACGCTACTTTGCTCCTATGACGACCTACAAGCATGCAATGACTCAGGGCCTCATGATTCTACTCGTACTTTTGGCCTCCTATAAAGCTTCTTCTGTGGGATACCATGGCGGTTGGGTTGTTCTAACAGCAGCATTCCAATTGCATATTGGTTTAAATGCAATTTTCCATGTGATAACGACCATTGTCTTTAAGGAGTATTCTCCTGGATTGTTAACGGCAATCACCATCTCTATTCCCGCTACCTTATTCTTTTTCTTTCGTGTAAATATAGAGAATAGATTAACAAGCATTGAACTAACCATTGCTCTCTTTTTGGGAACGGTTATTGCTACCGCAGCCATTGCTACTTTGTTTCTAAA
- a CDS encoding ABC transporter permease, translating to MRSTSIKSGFDRQLKNHTSFSQTIRNSLTMAYRGLLKIRRTPEQLFDVTLQPIIFTLMFTYIFGGAISGDIVSYLPVIIPGILVQTVITTSVVTGVQLREDMDKGVFDRFKSLPIARIAPLAGALLADTVRYTIATVLTLVMGYIMGYRPDGGLDHVAIAAVLVIFCSWSISWIFAFFGVIARTASSVQGISMIILFPLTFLSNAFVPVDTMPNWLQWFVNINPISHLVTAVRELINSGTVGWDLAISLLGAAIIVAVFAPLTVRAYMRRT from the coding sequence ATGAGAAGTACTTCTATAAAATCGGGATTCGACCGCCAGCTGAAAAATCACACGAGCTTCAGTCAAACGATACGCAATTCGTTGACGATGGCATATCGAGGATTGCTGAAGATACGTAGAACACCAGAGCAACTGTTCGATGTGACACTTCAGCCTATTATTTTCACCTTGATGTTTACGTATATCTTTGGCGGGGCCATCTCCGGCGATATCGTCAGTTATTTGCCCGTCATTATTCCTGGTATCCTCGTGCAGACGGTGATCACTACCTCAGTCGTAACCGGAGTTCAATTGCGTGAGGACATGGATAAAGGAGTATTTGACAGGTTCAAATCATTGCCTATTGCGAGGATTGCCCCGTTAGCTGGCGCCTTGTTAGCAGATACCGTTCGGTATACGATTGCGACTGTACTTACTTTAGTTATGGGATATATTATGGGCTACCGTCCTGATGGCGGGCTTGATCATGTCGCTATCGCAGCAGTTCTTGTCATTTTCTGCTCGTGGTCGATTAGTTGGATATTTGCCTTCTTTGGCGTGATTGCTCGTACAGCCTCAAGTGTACAGGGGATATCGATGATTATTCTATTTCCATTGACGTTCCTCTCCAACGCCTTCGTGCCAGTTGATACGATGCCGAACTGGCTTCAGTGGTTTGTTAATATCAATCCGATTTCGCATCTTGTGACTGCCGTGCGAGAGCTTATTAATTCAGGAACTGTAGGTTGGGATCTTGCTATTTCTTTGCTTGGGGCTGCGATCATTGTAGCGGTCTTTGCACCTCTCACGGTTCGTGCATATATGCGCCGGACGTAG
- a CDS encoding TetR/AcrR family transcriptional regulator, with translation MIIIKGPNGDTKSKIVDAAYQVLAEQGYDKSSMKEIAKQAGISQGLINYYFPSKEDLMFEIFHLESSRYIEEMNKISEIPMNESFLRNALEVPKNMVNEYPDWHRLRFELFAIGLRSDAGRMEIQKSLEAGRQQVLKTMNMLPIRETINKKALASIINVTIDGLALEQMADPNFDIDAAYHTFAELLETYLSTKK, from the coding sequence ATGATAATCATTAAAGGACCAAATGGAGATACAAAGAGTAAAATCGTCGATGCTGCTTATCAGGTATTAGCTGAGCAGGGATATGATAAATCTTCAATGAAAGAGATTGCCAAGCAAGCTGGAATATCACAGGGGCTGATTAATTATTACTTCCCGAGTAAAGAGGATTTAATGTTCGAAATATTTCATTTGGAAAGTTCCCGTTATATTGAAGAAATGAATAAAATTTCGGAAATTCCAATGAATGAAAGCTTTTTGCGCAATGCGTTAGAGGTTCCGAAAAATATGGTGAATGAGTATCCGGATTGGCATCGTCTTCGTTTTGAACTGTTTGCAATTGGTCTTAGAAGTGACGCAGGACGTATGGAGATTCAAAAAAGCCTTGAAGCTGGCCGACAACAAGTGTTAAAAACGATGAACATGCTGCCAATCAGAGAGACCATTAATAAAAAGGCACTGGCATCCATCATTAATGTAACGATTGATGGCTTAGCACTTGAGCAAATGGCTGATCCAAATTTCGATATCGACGCTGCTTACCATACTTTTGCCGAGCTGTTAGAGACTTATTTATCAACAAAGAAATAA